Proteins found in one Channa argus isolate prfri chromosome 7, Channa argus male v1.0, whole genome shotgun sequence genomic segment:
- the si:ch211-269k10.4 gene encoding uncharacterized protein si:ch211-269k10.4 isoform X1, with product MARADVDMDIQDAYEDPQQRLDSIEPMIRYYQASELVPDNKGPLHDLLQKQPAVLGSLQMVSGLLSVGVGILFAVSQEMYTSLCTLFRVSHLTGTLFILAGVVSNLLFKYPQLLPVSFGINCGCIFVSVIAACLISVDLAKWDERNAHYLKMEVLELCVLGLEVFLSAVLCFWFSKQKRTKSP from the exons ATGGCCCGTGCTGATGTTGACATGGACATCCAGGATGCTTATGAGGATCCACAGCAGAGACTTGACAGCATAGAGCCGATGATACGATATTATCAAGCTTCAGAGCTCGTGCCAGATAACAAAGGGCCACTGCATGACCTGCTGCAGAAACAACCTGCTGTGTTAGGG TCTTTGCAGATGGTGAGCGGCCTCTTGAGTGTTGGAGTGGGGATTCTGTTTGCTGTAAGCCAAGAGATGTACACATCGCTTTGTACTCTGTTTAGAGTCTCTCACCTGACTGGAACACTT TTCATCTTGGCTGGAGTTGTTTCCAACCTGTTGTTCAAATATCCACAATTACTCCCT GTGTCCTTTGGGATTAACTGCGGCTGTATTTTTGTATCTGTGATCGCAGCTTGCCTGATAAGCGTTGACCTAGCTAAATGGGATGAAAGAAATGCTCACTATCTAAAG ATGGAGGTGTTGGAACTTTGCGTGTTGGGACTTGaggttttcctttctgcagtCCTCTGCTTCTGGTTCTCTAAACAAAAACGTACAAAATCACCATGA
- the si:ch211-269k10.4 gene encoding uncharacterized protein si:ch211-269k10.4 isoform X2, producing the protein MARADVDMDIQDAYEDPQQRLDSIEPMIRYYQASELVPDNKGPLHDLLQKQPAVLGMVSGLLSVGVGILFAVSQEMYTSLCTLFRVSHLTGTLFILAGVVSNLLFKYPQLLPVSFGINCGCIFVSVIAACLISVDLAKWDERNAHYLKMEVLELCVLGLEVFLSAVLCFWFSKQKRTKSP; encoded by the exons ATGGCCCGTGCTGATGTTGACATGGACATCCAGGATGCTTATGAGGATCCACAGCAGAGACTTGACAGCATAGAGCCGATGATACGATATTATCAAGCTTCAGAGCTCGTGCCAGATAACAAAGGGCCACTGCATGACCTGCTGCAGAAACAACCTGCTGTGTTAGGG ATGGTGAGCGGCCTCTTGAGTGTTGGAGTGGGGATTCTGTTTGCTGTAAGCCAAGAGATGTACACATCGCTTTGTACTCTGTTTAGAGTCTCTCACCTGACTGGAACACTT TTCATCTTGGCTGGAGTTGTTTCCAACCTGTTGTTCAAATATCCACAATTACTCCCT GTGTCCTTTGGGATTAACTGCGGCTGTATTTTTGTATCTGTGATCGCAGCTTGCCTGATAAGCGTTGACCTAGCTAAATGGGATGAAAGAAATGCTCACTATCTAAAG ATGGAGGTGTTGGAACTTTGCGTGTTGGGACTTGaggttttcctttctgcagtCCTCTGCTTCTGGTTCTCTAAACAAAAACGTACAAAATCACCATGA
- the LOC137130744 gene encoding uncharacterized protein: MKKTFICNESMIITIPIGSLKDAGDGKLMPEKFHCVFRDFYKVFAIRGKPKPLGAAQAIGGVFLCTLGLLVMNPVLMSCTLPSVLFVVTGMLTYAAGKCPNMHVAKLSFTFNIISFFWSIGAFSISLIIVNMTHSKDESIKVREICALIITLLVVENVVTLFLIYWMSKAICREHFNTLPTILLKQVD, encoded by the exons ATGAAGAAGACATTTATATGTAATGAATCGATGATCATCACTATTCCCATTGGGAGTCTCAAGGATGCTGGAGATGGAAAACTGATGCCAGAGAAATTCCACTGTGTGTTCAGAGATTTCTACAAGGTCTTTGCTATTAGGGGAAAACCTAAACCTCTTGGG gCAGCCCAAGCCATTGGTGGTGTGTTTCTTTGCACTCTTGGTCTGTTGGTTATGAACCCAGTTCTCATGAGTTGCACTCTACCCAGTGTTCtg tttgtgGTCACTGGTATGCTCACCTACGCAGCAGGAAAATGTCCAAACATGCATGTG GCAAAGCTGTCATTCACTTTCAACATTATCAGCTTCTTCTGGTCAATTGGAGCATTTTCTATCAGCTTGATTATAGTAAATATGACACACTCCAAGGATGAGTCAATAAAG GTTAGAGAGATCTGTGCATTAATAATCACTTTGCTGGTTGTTGAAAATGTGGTCACCCTCTTCCTTATCTACTGGATGAGTAAAGCTATTTGCAGAGAACACTTCAACACACTG CCTACCATTCTGCTGAAACAAGTGGACTGA